One Luteolibacter arcticus DNA segment encodes these proteins:
- a CDS encoding DUF2271 domain-containing protein, with the protein MKKAFLLLTPGLATAGAGEIQLTIEIPRLEVAEYHRPYVAAWIEKPDKSHAANLVVWYDTEMKNAEGEKWLKDIRQWWRKSGRSLKMPVDGVSSPTRPVGAHTVSIPEKVVTLPPLAEGEYSLVVEASREVGGREMVRVPFKWDGKSAVDASSAGKVELGKVAIKIETKASN; encoded by the coding sequence ATGAAAAAAGCATTCCTGCTCCTGACGCCAGGGCTCGCGACCGCGGGTGCCGGCGAGATCCAGCTCACCATTGAAATCCCGCGGCTCGAAGTCGCCGAGTATCACCGACCTTACGTCGCGGCCTGGATTGAGAAGCCTGACAAGTCCCACGCCGCCAACCTCGTTGTCTGGTACGACACCGAGATGAAGAACGCGGAAGGGGAGAAGTGGCTCAAGGACATCCGCCAGTGGTGGCGCAAGAGCGGCCGCTCGCTGAAGATGCCAGTCGATGGTGTGAGCAGCCCGACCCGCCCGGTGGGTGCGCACACCGTTTCCATTCCTGAGAAAGTCGTGACGCTGCCGCCGCTTGCGGAAGGCGAATACTCGCTCGTCGTCGAAGCGTCCCGCGAGGTTGGCGGGCGCGAGATGGTCAGGGTGCCCTTCAAGTGGGATGGCAAGTCGGCGGTGGATGCTTCCAGTGCCGGCAAGGTCGAACTCGGGAAGGTCGCCATCAAGATCGAAACCAAAGCTTCCAACTGA
- a CDS encoding PepSY-associated TM helix domain-containing protein — protein MPVSAPAEEPAAVARPEAEAKKRKAFWTKQFYLWHWVSSAVCLAAMLLFAFTGITLNHAKDIPAKPQVTERKLALPADLTKSLASNGEADIEAPLPAELAAWLAKELRTTVKGKTAEWSEFEIYLSLPRPGGDAWLTIDRESGEVTYELTKRGAISYLNDLHKGRNTGTAWSWFLDVFSVACVVFCLTGLALLWVHARRRPKTWPVVIAGILLPVVIIVFFVH, from the coding sequence ATGCCTGTTTCCGCTCCAGCCGAGGAACCCGCCGCCGTTGCCCGGCCTGAAGCCGAGGCGAAGAAGCGGAAGGCATTTTGGACGAAGCAATTCTACCTGTGGCACTGGGTCAGCAGTGCGGTTTGTCTGGCGGCGATGCTGTTGTTTGCCTTCACCGGCATCACGCTCAATCACGCCAAGGACATCCCCGCGAAGCCGCAGGTCACCGAGCGCAAGCTGGCCCTGCCCGCCGATCTAACAAAATCGCTGGCGTCCAACGGCGAGGCCGACATCGAGGCGCCGCTGCCCGCCGAACTCGCGGCATGGCTGGCCAAGGAACTGCGCACGACCGTCAAAGGGAAGACGGCGGAGTGGTCGGAGTTTGAGATTTACCTTAGCCTGCCGCGCCCGGGTGGCGATGCGTGGCTGACCATCGATCGCGAGAGCGGGGAGGTGACCTACGAACTCACCAAGCGCGGTGCCATATCCTATCTCAACGATCTCCACAAAGGGCGCAACACCGGCACGGCCTGGTCGTGGTTCCTGGACGTCTTCTCGGTTGCTTGCGTCGTCTTCTGCCTTACTGGTCTGGCGCTGTTGTGGGTGCACGCTAGGCGCCGGCCCAAGACGTGGCCGGTCGTTATCGCCGGGATCCTGTTGCCGGTCGTCATTATCGTTTTCTTCGTCCACTGA
- a CDS encoding TonB-dependent receptor translates to MNHHDTSLRSSRLPEGFVFTGTLFALGQLAAQTPATTAEKKEEPKTENLGEMVVQADLEKSLYKPERLQSPKVTQPLRDVAQTVTVIPAEVMKEQAASNLRDVLRNVPGISMQAGEGGGGPAGDNLAIRGFAARSDIFVDGMRDTSSGGYSRDPFNFEQVEVTKGPSSASTGRGSTGGSINIVTKTPHLDNSYGGTLSGGTDNYMRGTFDLNQEFAGCGAFRLNGVYHDQDIPGRDGVENERWGIAPSISWGLGTDTRFTLSYMHLDQENTPDYGIPWVPRTSVNPALPPGIPPVDFERWYGNPVRDYEKVQTDLITGIFEHDFNDKLKLRSTLRYGRNDRDSIYTAPRFVNGTFPTTTLNQQLQSREQIDDALFSQTDIRYDFNTGSVEHNMVGGMEIGRETSRLYGRGNFVPGSMTAAPTPQIDLITGEVLVPFTGIIRRNGAITDTVSDTLAFYLFDTATINEHWEITGGVRWDSYDVDYYGRGADTATTTGVATPLQRDDSMFSYRGAITYKPCEEGSIYLAYGTSFNPGTENLTYIAAPTYGVNPADPTGPLIPTNNSINLFNVDPEENETIELGAKWEFFDEKLLLTGAIFRTEKTNARTTDPTDATVVALTGEQVVEGFELGFTGSITENWRVMGGYTYLSSEVKASGVPLEVGSEISNTPENSFSLWTVYDLPKGFSVGIGTQYVDSRFNNNNVATRQEAPDFTVVNAMASYAMNENVTFQLNVDNLFEEDYIDRVGGGHFVPGQGRSAIVSATLNF, encoded by the coding sequence ATGAACCACCACGATACCAGCCTGCGTTCCTCCCGTCTTCCGGAGGGATTTGTCTTCACCGGCACTCTGTTTGCCCTTGGTCAACTCGCTGCCCAAACCCCGGCCACTACTGCTGAGAAGAAGGAGGAGCCGAAGACCGAGAACCTGGGGGAAATGGTCGTTCAGGCAGACCTTGAGAAGAGCCTCTACAAGCCGGAACGCCTCCAGTCGCCGAAGGTGACCCAACCGCTTCGCGACGTGGCCCAGACCGTGACGGTCATTCCGGCCGAGGTCATGAAGGAGCAGGCTGCCTCCAATCTCCGCGACGTGCTGCGGAATGTCCCCGGCATCAGCATGCAGGCCGGTGAAGGCGGCGGCGGTCCGGCCGGCGATAACCTTGCGATCCGCGGCTTCGCGGCGCGCTCCGATATCTTCGTCGATGGCATGCGCGACACCTCCAGCGGTGGTTATTCCCGCGACCCGTTCAACTTCGAGCAGGTGGAAGTGACCAAGGGCCCCTCGTCGGCCAGCACCGGCCGCGGTTCCACCGGCGGCTCGATCAACATCGTCACCAAGACCCCGCACCTCGATAATTCCTACGGCGGCACGCTCAGCGGCGGCACCGACAATTACATGCGCGGCACCTTCGACCTGAACCAGGAATTCGCCGGCTGTGGTGCCTTCCGCCTCAATGGTGTCTACCACGACCAAGATATCCCGGGCCGCGACGGCGTGGAGAACGAGCGCTGGGGCATTGCTCCGTCGATCTCGTGGGGTCTCGGCACGGACACGCGTTTCACGCTGTCCTACATGCACCTCGATCAGGAAAACACGCCGGATTACGGCATTCCGTGGGTTCCTCGCACGAGCGTGAATCCAGCCCTTCCGCCGGGAATTCCGCCGGTCGATTTCGAGCGCTGGTATGGGAATCCGGTTCGCGACTATGAGAAGGTTCAGACCGATCTGATCACCGGTATCTTCGAGCACGACTTCAACGACAAGCTGAAGCTGCGCAGCACGCTGCGCTACGGCCGCAATGATCGTGACTCGATCTATACCGCGCCGCGCTTCGTCAATGGTACCTTCCCCACCACCACGCTCAACCAGCAGCTCCAGTCCCGCGAGCAAATCGACGACGCGCTCTTCAGCCAGACCGACATCCGCTACGACTTCAACACCGGTAGCGTGGAGCACAACATGGTGGGTGGCATGGAGATCGGTCGCGAGACGTCCCGCCTTTATGGCCGCGGCAACTTCGTGCCCGGCAGCATGACTGCAGCTCCGACGCCGCAGATCGACCTGATCACCGGTGAGGTGCTCGTCCCGTTCACCGGTATCATCCGCCGCAACGGTGCCATCACCGATACCGTCTCGGACACCCTGGCGTTCTATCTCTTCGACACCGCCACGATCAACGAGCATTGGGAGATCACCGGCGGGGTTCGTTGGGATAGCTACGATGTGGACTACTACGGCCGTGGTGCCGACACCGCGACCACCACCGGCGTGGCGACCCCGCTCCAGCGCGACGACTCGATGTTCAGCTATCGCGGTGCCATCACCTACAAGCCGTGCGAGGAAGGCAGCATCTATCTCGCCTACGGCACATCGTTCAACCCCGGGACGGAGAATCTCACCTACATCGCCGCGCCGACCTATGGGGTCAATCCTGCGGATCCAACCGGTCCGCTCATCCCAACCAACAACAGCATCAACCTCTTCAATGTGGATCCGGAAGAGAACGAGACCATCGAGCTGGGTGCAAAGTGGGAGTTCTTCGATGAAAAGCTGCTGCTGACCGGTGCCATCTTCCGCACTGAGAAGACCAATGCCCGCACCACCGACCCAACCGATGCAACAGTCGTGGCGTTGACTGGCGAGCAGGTGGTCGAAGGCTTCGAACTCGGCTTCACCGGCAGCATCACCGAGAACTGGCGTGTGATGGGCGGCTACACCTACCTTTCCAGCGAGGTGAAGGCGTCGGGCGTTCCCCTGGAGGTTGGCAGCGAGATCAGTAACACGCCGGAGAATTCCTTTAGCCTGTGGACCGTCTATGACCTGCCGAAGGGCTTCTCGGTGGGCATTGGCACCCAGTATGTGGACAGCCGCTTCAACAACAACAACGTGGCGACTCGCCAGGAGGCGCCCGACTTCACCGTCGTGAACGCGATGGCCAGCTACGCGATGAACGAGAACGTCACCTTCCAGCTCAACGTGGATAACCTCTTCGAAGAAGATTACATCGACCGAGTCGGTGGTGGTCACTTCGTCCCGGGCCAAGGGCGCTCGGCAATCGTCAGCGCCACCTTGAACTTCTAA
- a CDS encoding Fe2+-dependent dioxygenase, which translates to MILCIPDVLNPAQTADYRRLLEEADWEDGKATAGHQAAKTKDNMQIPATHPVAREVGDAILRALATNPLFQSAALPLHFLPPMFNRYSGGQTFGTHVDGSIRQIPGISQRIRTDLSCTLFFAGPEEYDGGELIIEDTYGSKSVKLPAGHMVVYPSTSLHRVTPVTRGTRLCSFFWVQSMIRSDEQRSILFDLDIAIQRISSSLPDHEAAGQSAVQLTGVYHNLIRQWAEM; encoded by the coding sequence ATGATCCTTTGCATCCCCGACGTTCTGAACCCTGCGCAAACCGCCGATTACCGCCGTTTGCTGGAGGAGGCCGATTGGGAAGATGGCAAGGCGACCGCTGGCCATCAGGCCGCGAAAACCAAGGACAACATGCAGATCCCCGCCACCCACCCGGTGGCGCGCGAGGTCGGCGACGCGATCCTGCGAGCCCTTGCGACAAATCCCCTCTTCCAATCGGCGGCGTTGCCGCTGCACTTCCTTCCGCCGATGTTCAACCGCTACTCGGGCGGCCAGACCTTTGGCACCCACGTCGATGGTTCCATCCGCCAGATTCCCGGCATCTCGCAGCGCATCCGCACCGATCTCTCGTGCACGCTGTTTTTTGCCGGCCCGGAGGAATACGATGGCGGCGAACTGATCATCGAGGACACCTACGGCTCCAAGAGCGTGAAGCTGCCCGCCGGCCACATGGTGGTCTATCCATCCACCAGCCTGCACCGCGTGACGCCCGTGACCCGCGGCACCCGGTTGTGCTCGTTCTTCTGGGTGCAGAGCATGATCCGCTCCGATGAGCAGCGCTCCATCCTCTTCGACCTCGACATCGCCATCCAGCGCATCTCTTCCTCCCTCCCCGATCACGAGGCAGCCGGCCAATCGGCCGTCCAACTCACCGGCGTATATCACAACCTGATCCGCCAGTGGGCCGAGATGTGA
- a CDS encoding alpha-hydroxy acid oxidase, giving the protein MPLPPLSSIPPEVVSLDDYEALARERVEESAWAYLSGGAADELTLRENRAAFERLKLSPRILRDLAGANTRLELFGRSYAHPVFIAPTAFHRLFHPDGERATVLGASVMEACLTVSTSAGIPLEDISKAATVPPWFQLYVQADRGFTAELVKRVEAGGYAALVVTADAPLSGLRNREQRAGFRLPPGIEAVNLRGMKSLPLAEGVFGTPLLETAPTWKDLAWLRSLTSLPVILKGVLDPEDARIAVAEGFSGIVVSNHGGRTLDTVPAAIEVLPKIAEAVAWQLPILLDSGIRRGTDILKALALGASAVMVGRPVLHGLAVAGATGVAHVLKILRTELEIAMALTGRATLSSIDRSVVY; this is encoded by the coding sequence ATGCCGCTCCCGCCGCTTTCCTCGATCCCACCGGAGGTCGTCTCACTCGATGACTACGAGGCGCTCGCTCGTGAGCGCGTGGAGGAAAGCGCCTGGGCTTATCTTTCGGGGGGCGCTGCGGATGAGCTGACCTTGCGGGAGAATCGCGCGGCCTTCGAGCGGCTGAAACTGTCGCCGCGGATCCTGCGCGACCTGGCCGGTGCGAATACGCGGCTGGAGCTGTTTGGCCGGAGCTATGCTCACCCGGTTTTCATCGCTCCGACGGCCTTTCACCGGCTATTTCATCCGGACGGTGAGCGCGCGACCGTGCTCGGGGCCTCGGTGATGGAAGCCTGTCTCACCGTGAGCACGTCGGCAGGCATCCCGCTCGAAGACATCTCGAAGGCGGCCACGGTTCCTCCGTGGTTCCAGCTTTATGTGCAGGCCGACCGCGGGTTCACGGCGGAGCTGGTGAAGCGCGTCGAAGCCGGCGGCTATGCCGCGCTGGTGGTGACGGCAGATGCGCCGCTGAGCGGTCTGCGCAATCGCGAGCAGCGCGCCGGCTTTCGATTGCCGCCGGGCATCGAGGCGGTGAATTTGCGCGGGATGAAGTCATTGCCGCTTGCCGAGGGGGTATTCGGCACGCCGTTGTTAGAAACTGCTCCGACTTGGAAGGACCTCGCGTGGCTGAGGTCGCTGACGTCGTTGCCGGTGATCTTGAAGGGCGTGCTTGATCCGGAGGATGCGCGCATCGCCGTGGCTGAAGGGTTCTCGGGCATCGTGGTTTCGAATCACGGTGGGCGTACGCTCGATACGGTGCCGGCGGCGATCGAAGTGCTTCCGAAGATCGCGGAGGCGGTGGCTTGGCAACTACCGATTTTGTTAGACAGTGGAATCCGACGCGGGACCGACATCCTGAAAGCTCTCGCGCTAGGTGCGTCCGCGGTGATGGTCGGCCGTCCCGTTCTGCACGGCCTCGCCGTGGCTGGTGCGACCGGCGTGGCTCATGTGCTGAAGATCTTGAGGACGGAGTTGGAGATCGCGATGGCTCTAACAGGGCGGGCGACGTTGTCGTCGATCGATCGATCGGTGGTCTATTGA
- the truB gene encoding tRNA pseudouridine(55) synthase TruB, protein MNRPNPGPMVPSGVLLVDKAPDMTSHDVVAIARRSLGTKKIGHCGTLDPMATGLLMLVIERATKIQDLLMSEDKEYEGTLTLGKVTSTQDRQGDVLVEKEVANFSAEQIDAAFGEFTGAFEQIPPMVSAIKKDGVPLYKLARKGQEVERAPRPVTVSKYEIRRIELPEVDFVVNCSKGFYVRTYAHDIGAKLGCGAHLSALRRSRSGRFTLDRAITVDQLKTMPREELWKTLVSLAEISLMRGA, encoded by the coding sequence ATGAATCGACCGAATCCCGGCCCGATGGTGCCCAGCGGCGTGCTGCTGGTGGACAAGGCTCCCGACATGACCTCGCATGACGTGGTCGCCATTGCCCGCCGTTCGCTGGGCACGAAGAAGATTGGCCACTGCGGCACCCTCGATCCGATGGCCACCGGGCTGTTGATGCTGGTGATCGAACGCGCCACCAAGATCCAGGACCTCCTGATGAGCGAGGACAAGGAGTATGAGGGAACCCTCACGCTCGGCAAGGTGACCTCCACGCAGGACCGCCAGGGCGACGTGCTCGTGGAAAAGGAAGTGGCGAATTTTAGCGCGGAGCAGATCGATGCGGCCTTCGGTGAATTCACCGGTGCCTTCGAGCAGATCCCGCCGATGGTCTCCGCGATCAAGAAGGACGGCGTGCCGCTCTACAAGCTGGCCCGCAAGGGTCAGGAAGTGGAACGAGCGCCGCGGCCGGTGACCGTGTCGAAGTACGAGATCCGTCGTATCGAGCTGCCGGAAGTGGATTTCGTGGTGAACTGCTCGAAGGGCTTCTACGTGCGGACGTATGCGCACGACATCGGTGCCAAGCTCGGCTGCGGTGCGCACCTCAGTGCCCTGCGCCGGAGCCGTTCTGGACGCTTCACATTGGATCGTGCGATCACGGTCGATCAGCTCAAGACGATGCCGCGTGAGGAGCTGTGGAAGACTTTGGTGAGTCTCGCGGAGATCTCGCTGATGCGCGGTGCTTAA
- a CDS encoding DHH family phosphoesterase, which translates to MNASYQDIGEVFAKHDSFVILSHVRPDGDAIGSQLALGLALEAAGKKVRLINEDGLPDNLVFLAESQRIELPPAEPLDVEVAIALDTATKPRLGDNALHAASKAKLWVNIDHHKSNPAYGDVNHIDSSSPATGQILYKLITALNLPLPDASRDAIYVAVSTDTGSFQYPSTTEETYLMAADLIHRGLDVGRINSLTYDHSPYRRVELMRALLNTLELTGDGRVAHWDLTMETSERIGLKPEDSEGMIDIIRGIDGVIVALFFEELPDGKIRVSMRSKDARVDACQVCMEFGGGGHSLAAGIRMAGPISAAKERVLEAVKRALP; encoded by the coding sequence ATGAACGCGAGCTATCAGGACATCGGCGAAGTTTTCGCGAAGCACGACTCATTCGTGATCCTCAGCCATGTGCGGCCGGATGGCGATGCCATCGGCTCGCAGCTTGCGCTCGGGCTGGCGCTCGAGGCCGCGGGAAAGAAGGTCCGCCTGATCAATGAGGATGGGCTCCCCGACAACCTCGTGTTCCTTGCCGAATCGCAGCGGATCGAGCTGCCGCCGGCGGAACCGCTCGACGTGGAAGTCGCCATCGCGCTCGACACCGCGACCAAGCCGCGGCTCGGCGACAATGCGCTGCATGCCGCGTCGAAGGCGAAGCTGTGGGTCAACATCGACCACCACAAGTCGAACCCGGCCTACGGCGATGTGAACCACATCGACTCCAGCAGCCCGGCCACCGGCCAGATCCTTTACAAGCTGATCACCGCGCTGAACCTACCGCTGCCGGACGCGTCGCGTGATGCGATCTACGTGGCGGTCTCGACCGACACCGGCTCCTTCCAGTATCCCTCGACGACCGAGGAGACCTACCTGATGGCGGCGGATCTGATCCACCGCGGGCTCGATGTCGGCCGCATCAACTCGCTCACCTACGATCACAGCCCGTATCGCCGCGTCGAGCTGATGCGCGCGCTGCTCAACACGCTGGAACTCACCGGCGACGGCCGGGTGGCTCACTGGGATCTCACGATGGAGACCAGCGAGAGGATCGGCCTGAAGCCCGAGGACAGCGAGGGGATGATCGACATCATCCGCGGTATCGACGGCGTGATCGTGGCGCTCTTCTTCGAAGAACTGCCGGACGGCAAGATCCGCGTGTCGATGCGTTCCAAGGACGCGCGCGTGGATGCCTGCCAGGTGTGCATGGAATTCGGCGGTGGCGGCCACTCGCTGGCTGCCGGCATCCGGATGGCGGGACCGATTTCCGCGGCGAAAGAACGCGTGCTCGAAGCCGTGAAGCGCGCATTGCCCTGA